One part of the Arabidopsis thaliana chromosome 1 sequence genome encodes these proteins:
- a CDS encoding FAD-binding Berberine family protein (FAD-binding Berberine family protein; FUNCTIONS IN: electron carrier activity, oxidoreductase activity, FAD binding, catalytic activity; LOCATED IN: endomembrane system; EXPRESSED IN: 6 plant structures; EXPRESSED DURING: L mature pollen stage, M germinated pollen stage, 4 anthesis, C globular stage; CONTAINS InterPro DOMAIN/s: FAD-binding, type 2 (InterPro:IPR016166), Berberine/berberine-like (InterPro:IPR012951), FAD linked oxidase, N-terminal (InterPro:IPR006094); BEST Arabidopsis thaliana protein match is: FAD-binding Berberine family protein (TAIR:AT1G34575.1); Has 4130 Blast hits to 4048 proteins in 606 species: Archae - 32; Bacteria - 1677; Metazoa - 0; Fungi - 1597; Plants - 684; Viruses - 0; Other Eukaryotes - 140 (source: NCBI BLink).): protein MTSLTTQTLIITIFLLTIPTSFASPPSLEDVFAQCVTDFKPSNPKSPIQNYIYTQRSPNFLTILNNYVRNLRYFNNMTRKPVAIVAAADVTHIQATITCAKKLGLQLRIRSGGHDYDGMSYLSTIDFVVLDMFNLRSINIDPKLDTAWVQSGATLGEIYYGVANKSNDLRGFPAGICPGLGAGGHFSGGGYGNMMRKYGLSIDNIIDAKIVDAKGRVLDRSSMGEDLFWALRGGGAASFCVVLAWKIKLVPVPAKVTVFNIETFGNTGSVNTTELVAKWQEIADKIDNDLFIRLTLGSSNKTVKASFMGMYLGNSSNLLEIMNAKFPELGLIKRECIEMKWIESVLFWLGIPPGTAPTTSMLNRIPQKQIYLKRKSDYVQKPISRTGLESIFKIMTENENVTMAFNPYGGRMSEIPSTETAFPHRAGNMFKIQYAANWFVPGEAVAKDCLSQTERLFEAMSPYVSKNPREAFLNYRDVDIGKSLNSTYEEGKVYGFKYFKDNFEKLVKIKSRVDPDNFFRYEQSIPVLSSH, encoded by the coding sequence atgacatCTCTAACAACTCAAACCCTAATCATcaccatttttcttcttacaatCCCAACATCCTTCGCATCACCACCATCACTCGAAGACGTTTTCGCACAATGCGTCACCGATTTTAAACcttcaaatccaaaatccCCAATCCAAAACTACATATACACTCAACGAAGCCCTAATTTCCTCACAATCCTTAACAACTACGTCCGTAACCTTCGTTACTTCAACAACATGACACGTAAACCCGTAGCGATTGTAGCTGCCGCGGATGTCACTCACATCCAGGCTACAATCACTTGTGCCAAGAAACTCGGCCTCCAGCTCCGGATCCGCAGTGGAGGACATGACTACGACGGTATGTCGTATTTATCAACCATTGATTTCGTTGTCCTAGACATGTTCAATCTCCGGTCTATCAATATAGATCCTAAACTCGACACCGCGTGGGTCCAATCCGGTGCTACGCTTGGAGAGATCTACTACGGAGTCGCCAACAAAAGCAATGACCTCCGTGGATTTCCTGCCGGAATCTGTCCTGGTTTAGGCGCTGGTGGACATTTTAGCGGTGGAGGTTACGGAAACATGATGAGGAAATACGGTTTATCGATCGATAACATTATAGACGCTAAGATCGTTGACGCTAAAGGAAGAGTTTTGGACCGGAGCTCAATGGGAGAAGATCTTTTCTGGGCCTTACGTGGTGGTGGAGCTGCTAGTTTCTGTGTTGTCTTAGCTTGGAAGATTAAGCTTGTTCCGGTTCCAGCTAAAGTCACAGTCTTTAACATTGAAACGTTTGGAAACACAGGAAGCGTGAACACCACGGAACTTGTAGCCAAATGGCAAGAGATCGCAGACAAGATTGACAATGATCTGTTCATAAGATTAACTTTAGGCTCAAGCAACAAAACCGTGAAGGCTTCTTTCATGGGAATGTACCTCGGAAACTCATCGAATCTTCTAGAAATCATGAACGCGAAATTCCCTGAGCTTGGTCTGATCAAAAGAGAGTGTATTGAAATGAAATGGATCGAATCGGTTCTGTTCTGGCTCGGTATCCCACCCGGTACAGCACCAACAACGAGTATGCTAAACCGGATCCCACAAAAGCAAATCTACCTCAAGAGAAAATCCGATTACGTCCAAAAACCGATTTCACGAACCGGTTTAGAGTCAATATTCAAGATCATGACAGAGAACGAGAACGTCACAATGGCTTTTAACCCTTACGGAGGGAGGATGAGTGAGATTCCATCGACCGAGACCGCTTTCCCTCACAGAGCAGGAAACATGTTCAAGATTCAGTACGCAGCAAACTGGTTCGTGCCAGGTGAAGCAGTGGCTAAAGATTGCTTGAGCCAGACAGAAAGATTGTTCGAGGCAATGAGCCCTTACGTGTCAAAGAATCCAAGAGAGGCGTTTTTGAACTATAGAGACGTTGACATTGGAAAGAGCTTAAACTCAACGTACGAGGAAGGTAAAGTGTACGGATTTAAGTATTTTAAGGATAACTTCGAGAAATTGGTTAAGATCAAGAGCAGAGTTGATCCCGACAACTTTTTCCGGTACGAGCAGAGCATTCCAGTGCTCTCCAGCCACTAG
- a CDS encoding FAD-binding Berberine family protein (FAD-binding Berberine family protein; FUNCTIONS IN: electron carrier activity, oxidoreductase activity, FAD binding, catalytic activity; LOCATED IN: endomembrane system; CONTAINS InterPro DOMAIN/s: FAD-binding, type 2 (InterPro:IPR016166), Berberine/berberine-like (InterPro:IPR012951), FAD linked oxidase, N-terminal (InterPro:IPR006094); BEST Arabidopsis thaliana protein match is: FAD-binding Berberine family protein (TAIR:AT1G30730.1); Has 3969 Blast hits to 3939 proteins in 594 species: Archae - 30; Bacteria - 1573; Metazoa - 1; Fungi - 1535; Plants - 718; Viruses - 0; Other Eukaryotes - 112 (source: NCBI BLink).) produces MEKLLVISLLLLISTSVTTSQSVTDPIAFLRCLDRQPTDPTSPNSAVAYIPTNSSFTTVLRSRIPNLRFDKPTTPKPISVVAAATWTHIQAAVGCARELSLQVRIRSGGHDFEGLSYTSTVPFFVLDMFGFKTVDVNLTERTAWVDSGATLGELYYRISEKSNVLGFPAGLSTTLGVGGHFSGGGYGNLMRKYGLSVDNVFGSGIVDSNGNIFTDRVSMGEDRFWAIRGGGAASYGVVLGYKIQLVPVPEKVTVFKVGKTVGEGAVDLIMKWQSFAHSTDRNLFVRLTLTLVNGTKPGENTVLATFIGMYLGRSDKLLTVMNRDFPELKLKKTDCTEMRWIDSVLFWDDYPVGTPTSVLLNPLVAKKLFMKRKSDYVKRLISRTDLGLILKKLVEVEKVKMNWNPYGGRMGEIPSSRTPFPHRAGNLFNIEYIIDWSEAGDNVEKKYLALANEFYRFMTPYVSSNPREAFLNYRDLDIGSSVKSTYQEGKIYGAKYFKENFERLVDIKTTIDAENFWKNEQSIPVRR; encoded by the coding sequence atggagaaATTGCTCGTGATCTCTTTGCTACTACTGATCTCAACATCAGTTACAACTTCACAATCCGTGACCGATCCAATAGCTTTCCTCCGATGTCTCGATAGACAACCAACGGACCCAACAAGTCCTAACTCCGCCGTTGCTTACATCCCAACAAACTCTTCTTTCACCACTGTCCTCCGCAGCCGTATACCTAACCTCCGTTTCGACAAACCCACTACTCCAAAACCCATCTCCGTGGTGGCTGCCGCCACGTGGACACACATACAAGCTGCTGTAGGATGCGCACGTGAGCTCTCTCTCCAAGTCAGGATCAGAAGTGGTGGCCACGACTTCGAAGGACTCTCTTACACTTCCACCGTCCCTTTCTTTGTTCTCGACATGTTCGGTTTTAAAACCGTGGACGTAAATCTCACCGAGAGAACGGCTTGGGTTGATTCTGGTGCTACCCTCGGAGAGCTTTACTATAGAATCTCTGAGAAGAGCAATGTTCTTGGATTTCCGGCGGGTTTGTCTACCACATTGGGCGTTGGTGGACACTTTAGCGGCGGAGGATACGGTAATCTGATGAGAAAGTATGGTTTGTCGGTGGATAACGTTTTCGGCTCCGGGATCGTTGATTCGAACGGAAATATCTTCACCGATCGGGTTTCGATGGGGGAAGACCGTTTTTGGGCGATTCGTGGAGGTGGTGCAGCGAGCTACGGTGTTGTCCTCGGCTACAAGATCCAGCTAGTACCGGTGCCTGAGAAAGTTACGGTTTTTAAAGTCGGAAAAACTGTCGGAGAAGGAGCCGTTGATCTTATAATGAAGTGGCAGAGTTTTGCTCATAGTACGGATCGGAATTTGTTCGTGAGGTTAACTTTGACTTTAGTCAACGGTACGAAGCCTGGTGAGAATACGGTTTTAGCGACTTTCATTGGGATGTATTTAGGCCGGTCGGATAAGCTGTTGACCGTGATGAACCGGGATTTCCCGGagttgaagctgaagaaaaCCGATTGTACCGAGATGAGATGGATCGATTCGGTTCTGTTTTGGGACGATTATCCGGTTGGTACACCGACTTCTGTGCTACTAAATCCGCTAGTCGCAAAAAAGTTGTTCATGAAACGAAAATCGGACTACGTGAAGCGTCTGATTTCGAGAACCGATCTCGGTTTGATACTCAAGAAATTGGTAGAGGTTGAGAAAGTTAAAATGAATTGGAATCCGTATGGAGGAAGGATGGGTGAGATCCCGAGTTCGAGGACACCATTCCCACATAGAGCAGGCAATTTGTTCAACATTGAGTATATCATAGACTGGTCAGAAGCTGGAGATAATGTGGAGAAGAAATATTTGGCACTCGCGAATGAATTTTATAGATTCATGACCCCGTACGTGTCTAGTAATCCGAGGGAGGCGTTTTTGAATTACCGTGATCTTGACATAGGGTCAAGTGTTAAGTCTACGTACCAGGAAGGTAAAATCTACGGGGCTAAATATTTCAAGGAGAATTTCGAGAGATTAGTGGATATTAAAACCACGATTGATGCGGAAAACTTTTGGAAAAACGAACAAAGCATTCCGGTTAGAAGATAA